The following proteins are co-located in the Haloarcula rubripromontorii genome:
- a CDS encoding SRPBCC family protein translates to MDEVEVSTVVYVPPEDVYEFLLDFPGYARYSEYLDRVVQDGDGSPGTNYDLVFSWWKLSYTARSEVTDVSPPTRIDWRIVKDIDAEGYWAVEPDPDGVPADVETASRVRFHVAFDPGSASSSAIDLPRLVSMDWVIEKVKPLIRKEATKIVERVVEDLEGQERDVDLEIHAGPDSV, encoded by the coding sequence GTGGACGAAGTCGAGGTCAGCACAGTCGTGTATGTCCCACCCGAAGACGTCTACGAGTTTCTGCTGGACTTCCCGGGCTACGCGCGGTACTCCGAGTACCTCGACCGCGTCGTCCAGGACGGCGACGGTTCGCCGGGGACGAACTACGACCTCGTGTTTTCGTGGTGGAAGCTCTCTTACACTGCGCGCTCGGAGGTAACTGACGTTTCGCCCCCGACGCGCATCGACTGGCGGATCGTCAAAGACATCGACGCCGAGGGGTACTGGGCGGTCGAGCCGGACCCGGACGGCGTCCCGGCGGACGTGGAGACGGCGTCACGGGTGCGGTTTCACGTCGCGTTCGACCCCGGGTCGGCATCGAGCAGTGCCATCGACCTCCCCCGACTCGTTTCGATGGACTGGGTTATCGAGAAAGTCAAGCCGCTCATCCGCAAGGAAGCGACCAAAATCGTCGAACGCGTCGTCGAGGACCTCGAAGGGCAGGAACGGGATGTCGACCTGGAGATTCACGCCGGCCCGGATTCGGTGTAA
- a CDS encoding DUF7333 family protein, with product MDFDFVSAVAPLVVIVAVAAVALTRVMTSSTVFMMVLPSMIVFSVVAFFFGMKHGEFRASP from the coding sequence ATGGATTTTGACTTCGTGTCAGCAGTTGCCCCACTCGTCGTGATTGTCGCCGTCGCGGCGGTCGCGCTCACGAGGGTGATGACGTCCTCGACAGTGTTCATGATGGTGCTGCCCTCGATGATCGTCTTCTCCGTCGTTGCGTTCTTCTTCGGAATGAAACACGGCGAGTTCCGCGCCAGTCCGTAA
- a CDS encoding halocyanin domain-containing protein produces MTDGRADVSRRGFLRTAAGATAASAAAGTATAQESTEGGDGGGGGGPPDFGGFLDQVGNFDGSVADATGQDTATVEVGVQANGGAFGFGPPAIHVDNGATVQFEWTGNGGGHNVVSDGEGPLDSGSAVSSAGVNYEHTFEEDGIYPYVCVPHEGLGMKGAVVVGTDYPTKSSGGSGGSSGSSGPPEVPNSAKTLGVATSFVMVATLGLAYFFIRYGGDYETPE; encoded by the coding sequence ATGACAGACGGTAGAGCGGACGTGTCCCGTCGGGGCTTCCTGCGGACGGCGGCAGGGGCCACGGCTGCGTCGGCCGCAGCAGGCACCGCGACCGCACAGGAAAGCACCGAAGGCGGCGACGGCGGTGGCGGCGGCGGACCGCCAGATTTCGGCGGGTTCCTCGACCAGGTCGGGAACTTCGACGGTTCGGTCGCCGACGCGACCGGACAGGACACGGCGACAGTGGAAGTTGGCGTGCAGGCCAACGGCGGTGCCTTCGGCTTCGGTCCGCCCGCGATTCACGTCGACAATGGTGCAACGGTCCAGTTCGAATGGACGGGCAACGGTGGCGGCCACAACGTCGTCTCGGACGGCGAGGGGCCGCTTGACTCCGGGAGCGCCGTCTCCAGTGCCGGCGTCAACTACGAACACACCTTCGAGGAGGACGGCATCTATCCCTACGTCTGCGTGCCACACGAAGGGCTTGGGATGAAAGGGGCTGTTGTCGTCGGGACGGACTACCCAACGAAGTCCTCTGGTGGCAGCGGCGGTAGTAGTGGAAGCTCCGGCCCGCCGGAAGTGCCAAACAGCGCGAAAACGCTCGGTGTCGCAACCTCGTTCGTGATGGTCGCGACGCTCGGGCTCGCGTATTTCTTCATCCGATACGGCGGCGACTACGAGACGCCCGAGTAA